A genomic stretch from Empedobacter stercoris includes:
- a CDS encoding putative type IX sorting system protein PorV2 has protein sequence MKKIFLLLSVLASQFAFSQTARKYSNEFLNIGADARSFAMGNAVVANIGNANASYWNPAGLTEITYDWEASAMHAEYFQSIAKFDYAAVAIPLRESNSTIAFSLMRFGVDDILNTTELIDNQGNINYDKISKFSTADYALTMSYAGNVFNNKDIQFGVNAKIVYRHIGKFAKGFGFGIDLGLQYRTDNQMYFGMMARDITTTFNAWSINKDKVKEISIDEPNNEGEPTILNDLPGENIELTMPKLQFGVGKKFDFNDRWSLLGEVDMSVEFQQTNAAISGKGFSISPQAGIELAYDDMVFVRGGLNNLQKIEQFDGKQKTQIQPNVGVGFKYKGISIDYALTNFGDSGIGLYSNIFSVRFEMDKWR, from the coding sequence TTGAAAAAAATATTCCTTTTATTATCTGTTCTTGCAAGTCAATTTGCTTTTTCTCAAACTGCACGCAAATACTCGAACGAGTTTTTAAACATTGGTGCAGACGCTCGCTCTTTTGCAATGGGAAATGCGGTTGTGGCAAATATTGGAAATGCCAATGCAAGTTATTGGAATCCGGCTGGTTTAACAGAAATTACGTACGATTGGGAAGCTTCTGCAATGCACGCTGAATATTTTCAATCTATTGCAAAATTTGACTACGCAGCAGTTGCTATTCCGTTGAGAGAAAGTAATTCTACCATAGCTTTTTCGTTGATGCGTTTTGGTGTGGATGATATTCTAAATACAACAGAACTAATCGATAATCAAGGGAATATTAATTACGATAAGATTTCTAAATTTTCTACCGCAGATTATGCTTTGACAATGTCGTATGCGGGAAATGTCTTCAATAATAAAGATATTCAGTTTGGAGTTAATGCTAAAATAGTTTATCGACATATAGGAAAATTTGCAAAAGGATTTGGTTTTGGAATCGACCTTGGATTGCAATATCGTACTGATAATCAAATGTATTTTGGTATGATGGCACGTGATATTACAACAACTTTTAACGCTTGGAGTATTAATAAAGACAAAGTAAAAGAAATTTCTATTGATGAACCAAACAATGAAGGTGAACCAACAATTCTGAACGATTTGCCAGGTGAAAATATCGAGTTAACAATGCCAAAATTACAATTTGGTGTAGGAAAAAAATTCGATTTTAATGACCGTTGGTCCTTGTTAGGTGAAGTGGATATGAGTGTTGAATTTCAACAAACTAATGCAGCAATTTCTGGAAAAGGGTTTTCTATTTCACCACAAGCCGGTATCGAGTTAGCTTATGATGACATGGTTTTTGTTCGCGGAGGATTGAATAATTTACAAAAAATTGAACAATTTGATGGAAAACAAAAAACTCAAATTCAACCAAATGTTGGAGTAGGGTTC